One Thermus thermophilus HB8 genomic region harbors:
- the relB gene encoding type II toxin-antitoxin system RelB family antitoxin yields MVVVRLPKEIEERLTALARKTGRSKSYYVRQALLEYLDDLEDYYLAVERLEERLPGIPLDEVERRLGLSD; encoded by the coding sequence ATGGTGGTCGTCCGCCTGCCCAAGGAGATCGAAGAACGCCTCACGGCCCTTGCCCGGAAGACGGGGCGCAGCAAGAGCTATTACGTCCGCCAGGCCCTCTTGGAGTACCTGGACGACCTGGAGGACTACTACCTGGCGGTGGAGCGCCTGGAAGAGCGCCTCCCCGGCATCCCCCTGGACGAGGTGGAGCGCCGCCTTGGGCTATCGGATTGA
- a CDS encoding type II toxin-antitoxin system RelE family toxin — protein MGYRIEFDPRAEKELEKLDREVARRILRFLRERVATLEDPRSLGEPLRGPELGRFWKYRVGDYRLICHIQDREATVLVLRVGHRRDVYR, from the coding sequence TTGGGCTATCGGATTGAGTTCGACCCCCGGGCGGAGAAGGAGCTGGAGAAGCTGGACCGCGAGGTGGCCCGCCGCATCCTGCGCTTTCTTCGGGAGCGGGTGGCTACCCTGGAAGACCCCCGCAGCCTCGGGGAGCCCTTGCGCGGGCCGGAGCTGGGGAGGTTTTGGAAGTACCGGGTGGGGGACTACCGCCTGATCTGCCACATCCAAGACCGGGAAGCGACGGTCCTGGTCCTGCGGGTGGGCCACCGCCGGGACGTCTACCGCTAG
- a CDS encoding DUF2283 domain-containing protein translates to MEPEADALYIAFGEAPPPWRRWPRGVALNWDREGRLLGIEILDASHRLSDPKSLSRLLLEALPVWEKAGA, encoded by the coding sequence GTGGAACCAGAAGCCGACGCCCTTTACATCGCCTTCGGGGAGGCCCCGCCACCGTGGAGGAGGTGGCCCCGGGGGGTGGCCCTGAACTGGGACAGGGAGGGAAGGCTCCTGGGGATTGAAATCCTGGACGCTAGCCACCGCCTCTCCGATCCGAAGTCCCTCTCTCGCCTCCTGCTGGAGGCCCTTCCCGTCTGGGAGAAAGCGGGGGCCTAG
- a CDS encoding DUF5647 family protein, whose amino-acid sequence MVRNPMELRIGRLHGLFVEHLLRDPGLREALPHPFVLVALDPSDPELMAYALEAAKRSAGEGPMVYALFQGEELRLIIAPEGPILPARAA is encoded by the coding sequence ATGGTGAGGAACCCCATGGAGCTCAGGATCGGCCGTCTGCACGGCCTCTTCGTGGAGCACCTCCTGCGGGATCCCGGGTTGCGGGAGGCCCTTCCCCACCCCTTTGTCCTGGTGGCTCTGGACCCATCGGACCCCGAGCTGATGGCCTACGCCCTGGAGGCGGCTAAGCGGAGCGCGGGGGAAGGCCCCATGGTCTACGCCCTTTTCCAGGGTGAGGAGCTTCGGCTGATCATCGCCCCGGAGGGGCCCATCCTCCCCGCCCGGGCGGCCTAG